TTGGGCTCATGGGTGTTTTCTCCATTTCTTCACACACCAATGTGTCCCTCGGAATAAGATGGAGAATATGCTATCGAATATGCTGTTATAGATGCTGCAAAATTCAGTTTTCAGATTTTCCATTGCTTGGTTAACcttgatttttttcttctctttgggATAGAATATCTAGACGTGTGTtcattgatttatatttttcgtATTCAGTTTGTGTGCTTGGATAAAttcatgtttttcttttttttttggcccaaAAATAAGATATTGAGAGCGAAGGAATGTATAATATGTGGAGTTCATATGTTGGAGTGAAGAAACTTACAACATGTCTAGTTTAACTCTTCTGATTGGCCCTGTGGAAAGGCAAACTAGATGTTTCTCTGCTGTTGAGTCACTTTAAGGAAGGAAGGTTGAAAACCTAAATGCTTCTCCTCCTCATCTTCTCATGTTAGTCAGAGAGAGCTCGTCTCTGCAGTTGCCTCTCTACCTACCGCCTTTGTAGTTGTTGAGAGCTCATCCCTTTGATGTGTCTCTTTACTGAATGCACAAGGAATTCATCAGTTCATCTTTGTACAAAAGATTCTTTGTTGTGAAGTTGAAATTATCGGTGCTTATGTTTTTAGGCCGTCTGAAAGGAAAGCTTTCATCAAGTATCCACTTGCTGTTGGGTGAGAAGTGTGATCGAACTGGCCAAGCATTAAGCAGGCATTCGACTCGAGATGGGCAACAGTTTCTGCTGCCGACGAGAAGAGAAATAATCCCATAATCAGATCggcattaaaaaaaagtttcggTCATGCACGATCGGCAACTAGGTGTAGTAATCGATTGCAGCCACTGCTCGGCCGCGGCTAaagattttattaaaaattaagtaataattttGTTGAATCTAGCTGTTTTGAACACTTCTCAGCTGAGAATACTGTGCCGTATTTTGGAATCTCaatttaatttagataaataaCTCGCAATacgaaaaattaataagaaaccCCTTTTGCACATAAGAcctacttaattttttaatttgcttaatTCCAATTCTCACATTtgatctctctcactctctctctctctctctccccgtgGCCGTAACGGAGGACGAGCAGAGGGAGGTGCAGCATTGAGGGGGGgaggaaataaaaataaaaaaaaacaagagaagagggtattttggtaagTTAACTTTTGGTACAATGCAAAAAATAGAaactaaggtatcgtttggttcggggataagcaaaaagtgcctattccagagataggtataaattgagatatacgcggggattagatcaatttgcgtttggatgaaaattggcttATTCttgggattaaaaaaaatagcgtttggttagatacgatagaataaaaaaaatagtagatttttataaataaaaaataatcatattatcctcttattatatttaaatttaaatttttaaatttcaaactttaaatttaagatcaaatttaaatttaataaatataaaatatcaaattttaaatttcaaaattaaaatatcaaaattaaaatttataatttataatttataatttaaaattataaactttaattttgagattataaattataaaatttaaaaatttaaaattttaatttttaaatttttaaaataagaatcagggtgggaacaattaataaaaataatttattataataattttatagattttttaaaaaattctacttaaacttaaatttaataaaaagaatttattataatacttaaatataatttattataaattttattatattatttaaatataaataatatgtattaatatagtataattaataattttataataaaaataatgtattataatatataatatattatatttatatagtttagttttaattcaatttataattttaattaagtttgaaatttagcattggaatagtgctattctaTCAAAATAGTGGAATNttctacttaaacttaaatttaataaaaagaatttattataatacttaaatataatttattataaattttattatattatttaaatataaataatatgtattaatatagtataattaataattttataataaaaataatgtattataatatataatatattatatttatatagtttagttttaattcaatttataattttaattaagtttgaaatttagcattggaatagtgctattccaccaaaatggtggaataacaAATTCCTTGCTATCCCGGGATAACCCGAAATAGCAAgatttgaccggaataaaatattccggccaaTTTTCATCCCGTTTGACGGAATAGTGGGGATAattttcgttatccccgcttattcccccaaccaaacgggacCTAATGGACTACGCTGCAAAAAGGGCCAAGCATTTCGCGACGAGACCCGAGCATTAAGCAAAGAAGAGgtatttaacatatatatataatataatatacataataatagggattttttttcttttttttttttaacaaaaaatcaGTTTCCTTTGTTCCCTTACTCTAAAATATTACTCTCTTCTTCCCTTCCTTCTCGGCAAAAGGGGGCGGCGGATCTGATCGTCAGGAGTCAATCAAAGTGACCGCCCTCGCCAGCATCAATCTTCCCCGgccttcctcttctttctcgtaagaccctctctctttctactCCGCAACTCATTTTGCTGTTTCGATTGTTCTTAATTCTCGGAAATACCCGAGTGTGGTGTCAGCTGATGCTTAATTGCATGCATATATGATATATCTTTTCCTTCCCTCCAGCTCGTAGGATTCGTTTCTAACCCTTTAGATCTAGTTTGATTTAGCAATAACAAGTAAACGTTTGTTAGAACGCGCTCATATTATTGAAGGCAACAAATAACTCGAGGCCACCTTTGAATCCTGATTTTCAATTTAATCAGcaattttttcattattattattattattatcttactCACGAACCAAAATTTTTGCAAATCGGTTGATTCGATGCGTACTATCCTTTTTATGGTCCCAGTAGTTCCAGATCTGGATGGTTGTACTGGTGTTAGATTGTTGGGCGATAGAAAACTCGCGAACCTGCCTCTTTTACTATGTAGTATCACCACCTATTGTAGTTGAAGATTGCCCATGTTATTACTGTAGGTTTCTTTTATTAGATGATGTCGTATGAAGAGAAATATCATTCAATAATTGATGATACTGCCGAGCATTTTTTGTTGATGCCTAAAAATGACCTTCATGCTTCCAAAGTGTATACATACGGTCAATCTCTTGGGCGCGTCAAGTTACTGAATGACCGCCATGCGTCCCAAGTACACAAGTACGGGACATTTTCCAGCAACTGGAGAGAGTTCCTGGTGCCAATTCTCCAGCCAATAGATCATACTTGGCATCCAATCACCAAGCCACTTTTCCTGCTAACAAAAGATGACTAAAGGGGCCTAATATAACAAGTTCATTATGCCTCatatccttttccttttccttttttccttttcttttttttttttttccttttttgcatTAGGGGCCAAAGTGGAACTTCCATAGAAATTTGCAGACCAATAGTTTCATATACTTTTTATTGTTTTCGATAAGTCATGGCCTTTCTCCTCCCCTTTGGGCGCATTTGTACTAGAATCACTTTGCGTTCCCAACAGATGCCTTGATATTATAGTAACTTAGCATCTACTTCCTGGCGATGAAAATTGACCTGGAgaaatatttaacctatgaaATCAAGAAAGGTCCGGTGAAAAGGAGAGGGTTTATTACACAAAAGCACGGATGATTATCAGTATGGATACTTGCAGATATGTTATATGAGCAGATGAAGTTTTTTGATTCTATTGCTTTTATGAAAGTTAACGAAAATGTTGAAGTACCACCTATAGCTCCTGCTTCCATTTGTGCATTTGCTTCGGGCTAATTCCTCGTTTTTATGTTTCAAGTTTCTCCAAGAAGCCTTCTCTTGTCTACATGCTCTCAGCTTTTACAAATTAAGTTCAATCTATTGATTTTTGCAAACTTTTGTGAATGCTAGCAGCCTGACTTTTGCCGTTTGGGCTTGATCTCGAGCAAAAGATAATAGGTAAAAGTACGAAATTATTGGTTGGCTAAGCAATATAAATGAGAATTTTTGCCCAAATTTAGATATACAAAGTACTGTTTTCAGAAGTCATGAAAGTAAATCTTGGCATAGTCATTGTCTATGTTTTTTCTTAGGTGCGCACTTCATTTTGTCTGAATATCTTAACAATTTTCTTCATAGTTTGTATGATCTAAAAGATTCTAATTGTTTAGTTTTCAAAGAACAATCTGAAGGCTATATCCATATCATGTAGTCAATCAAGAAACCATTACTTGTTAGCAAACCTAAACTTAAGAAATAATCATGTTGGCATGCGCACATCCATTTCTTTCTTTATGTAATGCACCGAGGGTTAATTTTCAAGCTTTTGAAATACATCAAATTGAATTTGCCATAGAGAGCCTTGCATTCTAGTGGATAAAGAATTGGAGCAGTAAAGAGGGATGCTTACTtctgtatataatattatagtacTCTTTGTTCTCTGGGTTAACAATGAATTATCTTTAACCGAGAGCTTCTTGGTGCATGATTTACAGTTAATGGAACTAGAAAGGATTTGCAAGTGACGAGTCCACTGTTTGACTTTCTTTTCATTGAAAATGTAGAAAAACTGATGTAAAAACTTGATATATTCCCAAagcattataggattagaaCTAAATCATCTGATCTTTTTTGAAACTGCTATTAAGCATTGTTGTCCAAGAGAAGCGGATAGATAGTCACCATGGAACCCTCTTGTTGCACACTTCTGTAATGTTGTTGCTTAGTGTGGCTGTAAAGTTTTGCCCTCTGCTACCCTCTGCTAGATTTGGCTCATGAAAAAAGCCTCTCAACTTGAGGGATAAACCTACGTATTTCTTACCATCCCTATACTGTATTGGCGAAACATTATGCATTTGGATAGTGGAAATAGAAACTATTAAACATAATGTGTATGAAATTTTGAGCATGTTGCGTAGAAGATTCGTCTTGCGTTAAAGGGTAACTAAGTTACAACTTCTAGCTTTACTAGATATCATTGATACTACTACCTCTACCTTGTAACAACTGATCCTTTACGCTTTTTGACGGTTACCGAGACAGGTGCATCGAATGGCAAGAATCAAGCCACAAGCCTTGCTGGCACAAAGCAAAAAGAAGAAGGGCCCGACTCAAATCAGTATTACTACTATCATCACTTGCATCCTTACTGCCTTCCTGATTATTTTCGCTCTCTATGCGGCTTACAAGCGCTGGAACAATGTGTCGGCATTTGCTACGGAGAATTAAATTGAAACATGTCATGGGCTGTGTTATTGTATGATCTGTTCTAATTATTGGCCGAGTATTTTTGCCATGATGTTTTCAGAGatttggattaagagatgttgTATTTTTCATCTCGTCATTGTATCATTATAGCGCCTGGGAAATTGTAGCCTTATATTAGTTCTGCTGTAGTTGTTAGCTCTTTTTGTTTCAGCACTCGAGATTGGGATTGGTCTTCTTGATGTGCGTACATTCCTTTTAATTTTTGTCTATGTAGTGTTATTCATTGCCACTGCCGCTTTGTAGCAATCATTATGCTTGTGTTCTTGGAATTGGAGTAAGGTCTTGGAATTAGTTATCTGTAGTTGTATGGCTTTCTTGCTGCCTCGGTTTACAATGGTTTTGTTTGAGCAGATGCCCAGCATCTCTTTGCTATCTCATAACAAGTTGTACCCTGTTGCTATATTCTGCTGCATCCCCATGAGCTCTAGCAACAAGTGCAGCTTTGCAAGTACTTGGAGTGGGAAAGTCACGGTTGATGCATGCACGTCACTGAGGCAGAGCTTTTGCATGACGGGCAACTATTTGGTCTCTTTTTTATACCCATCGGataatgtattataaatatttgcttGTGATCTTATAATAGTCTATGGTTGATTAGCATGAGGATAAGATTAATTATTGGTTATTTTAAAGCTTTGCTTTTTAAGTACGTTTTTAATATTGATTCACCTTAAACTCTCTAATGAAGCAAAGATTTTTTAGTATACTATGTTACACAAACAGACGTCCTTGATCAACAATTAAATTATCATATTGGGACTTCTGGAGCAATAAGTCAACAGCAGCCAACAAGACATGATATTTGGTTTCAAGAAATCTTAAATACTTGTACAATATTCAATTATATGCACTATCATTTGAAATGCTCAAAGCATCAAGCTTACCTTATCATTTGAAATTCAATTGAACCCATGATCAATCCCaagattttctattttgtgATTGTCACTCCCGAGATTTTCTATTTTGTGATTAATccagattaaaaaagaaaagtcgTGCATGTTAAaccaaaacaagaaaaaaattatgctgttaaacccaaaaaaaaaaaaggaagaagaaaacagAGTAAAACAACCAGAGATTTAACCCGATAAATTTCTCtgctttttcctctctctcagaaaaaaaaaaaaccgtacATGAATTTATCTGTTAAGCTATGTTATGTACATATTTCcgatttctttttaaaattggTAATATTTCTGAGACATTCCATTTTTTATTACTTCAAAAAAGATAATTGCCGAAAAACAGAGTCCATATATTTGTGGGCTTAAGAGTCCTGTTATACATCAATCGTTTCTAGCGCAAATAGTAAAGTATTTGATGTTTGATATTCGATattttaagttcgaatcttGATTGATACTTTGTATAGTACCTtcctctcttaaaaaaaaaaaaaaaaaaaaccgacgGATGCGTTTTTTCGGTTTCTTTCCGTTTTGGTAGTGTTCCCGAGAGTTTCCATTTGTGGACTTACCCAGAAAGGGAGAGTCTCGAACTGtcaccaaaaaaagaaaaggaaccgGTTCGGGCGTGCTGAACCGGCACCTATTTAGGCCGAACCGGCCGAACCCCCTCGGCCTagggtttgtttggtttagtcGGATGAGAGACCTAATCAAAAGAGAAAAGGGCTTTGGGGAGCGGTCGAAGTCGCGCGAGGCCGAGGCCGAGTCATGGCCACCGCTCGGATCCTCCACCGCTCCTTCTCCGCTCGTCGTCCAACCCCTCTTCCGCCGCCGCTCCTGGCGCTGCGCTCCCCCATgaggtcggcgtcggcgtcggcgtcggcgtcgggtcctcctcctcctcctcggggGGCGccgcggcagcagcagcagcagcagcagcagcacgaGTTCTCGAAGGCGTGCGCGTACCTGGGGAGTTGGGAACCCGTGACGGAGCCTCGGGTGGCGGAGGCGCGGCTGGGGCGGCTGCGGCGGGACTACGCGCGGGAGGTGAAGCAGCTGCGCAGGGAGTACGCGTACGAGGTGGAGCTGCAGCGCGTGGAGCGCGCGCGCAGGGACGAGGCCCGCCGCGAGGCCGCCAGGCTCGCCAACGAGCAGCGGAAGGCCGCcaaggccgccgccgcccagaCCCGCGCCGCCGAGCGCAGGGCCTTCGAGGAGGACTTCCGCCAAACCCTCGTAATCTCCTCTCCTCACTATTACCctacctctcctctcctctcctctgcTATTCTCCACGAAGTTatcatctctctttcttcttaCTTTTACTGATGTTGATGCCCTCGTTACGCTCGCACGTAACCCTCGCTCGGCGGTCCAATCTAGGGGTTTTGTCAATGCTCGGTCGATCTGCCGGTGTTCCAACTTAAATCAGAGAACTTCATTGAATAGTTTATGATTAGTTTTGTTCAGTTGCACAAATGATTGAGCTCCAGTGCGTCCCCCAACATCTAACTTCAAGATCAAAACCGGGTGTACGCTGTGATGTGAAATTTTCGATCAACTAGTGCGAGAAATCGTTTGATTTGGATGCCATATGAGCGAACATCAGGTGTAGTGTGCCAAAAAGTATGGATAGATGTACTATTCAGGTGCAGGATTTTGCTGAGATTCATGCTCTAGAATGATCAAAACTTATGAACCTTTTCAAACGGTATACATCATAACGATCTAATCTGAGTTATACCACAATTGAAGAGCAAATGGGTTTTAAATCAGTTAAATGAGAGCCAGCACACTATAATTGTTTGGAAAGGCTCGCAACATCATGATCGTTCCACAACTGAACCGACTTTAATCCTTTGTGTAGAACAATCCTCTAATGATCTGACAATTACAATCCAAATTATACAGTTGCATCGAAAAGAAATCAGTTCAATGTGAGTTGTAGATTCACTTGATATTCTCTGATTTACACAATTGTCTGTAACAGTTAAAAGAACGAGCTGAGAAACTGGAAAGTTGGAGGGCAAAAGAGAAATCAAGGGAAGAAAAGAAGGCTGCACAGAAAGGGCTTCTACGCCAACAGAGTTCCATGTGGGTTTCAGAGGAGAACTTGGAGAAGAGAATATTGGAGGCTATCGTTGATGCAACCCCTCTTTAATTTGATGCGGAAGCTAACAAGATGCTGAGCAAGTTTGCTGCTCTAATCAAACTTTGAAGCACAGTGGTCTTCTTAGTTCTTAGTTCTTGCAACAAACAGAACCTTCTCTCAGCTTGCTATGTTCTTTGATTTTCCAGTATAACAAACTGTttgaatctttaaaagatagctgtgataaagaatttttttcaaGTTTGTTATTTTGTGGAAAGTATGTTTTTGTTGTGTTTTATACTAAACCCTGTATGTGACTAGGGCAATTGAGCCTGCTTGCGAGTGCTTAGTCGTTTATATTTAACTTTCAGATGCAAAGAACTagcaaaagaagagaaaatttcTCTTTTGGTAATGCTGGCGGTAAGATGATTATTATAAGTTAAGGATTATTATAAGTTCCTTAACGTCTGAGCAGCCGTAGAACCACCATCATGAATATTTAGTCATAGGTAATGGTTTGGCATCACGAGGTTCCCTTTCGTTGTAGTTATAGGTGGTTGGGCAGAGGATATCCTCATGCGGAGTCATTTGTATTTGGAAAAATCATGTGCAGGTACCAAGGAATTCATGCAGCCAAACAGTTAGTTGGCTTTCTAAAAGGCAAAACCGGTGTTAGCCTATAGCAGACAAGCAGTTTAAAACGATACTACTTAAAaacattttttctctttcccaatAAGGGCATCAGATCTTacctaaaagaaaaaagagcgtCACGCTAAATTCATCTGTATACAACCTATCCCAGATAACATCAAAACACTATATACGGGCTCAAGGACTTCTTAGCAATCATTTACCACAAAATATAGATTACAAATCCAATTTTACAAGCAATATGCCATTTCCCGATTGAGGGCTGGGCACGGAGCTGGGGCGGCCTGACCATCCATCTGGTAGTTATAATTATACAGTGCTCGATCAATCATCACACTGCCATCGCTGCTTGCCCTTCAGATGCAAATGGCATGCTGCAGGCTGCAGCTACTTCAAACCGCAGCTAGCTACGGAGGCTACATGGAAATGCCATCTGAAGATTAAATGCAACAAAGGTTCTCCAATATGGGGCCAATTGGCTGACATGAAAAGGATCAGTTTATCCTCCCGGATTGGTCAACCAGCGTTCCAACTTGGTCCCCACAAAGTGCCCTAGATATGTTCCCTGGCTCTAGTAGATTAAACAGAACAACTGCAGGCCAAAATTTTACAACGGATGAAAAACTTTGGAGTGCAGAAACTTATACAGCGATAAACATCAACCAAACCCAAAAGTTCACCAACGAGGAATTTGTCGGCAGTGAGAGGAAGAGAACAGGAATCTAACCTGGAATGTCGTTCTCCTCACAAAAGGTAATTGCTGTCATGTCCATTGCAGTAAAGCCTCTTGAGACCAACTCTCTGTACGAGATATGTTCAAATGGTACATTATTGCCATTTCTCGGATGACAACTGTACAAACCATCTCCAGTAGTTCCTTTAAGGATGGCATCCGCATTAACTGCCCAAGATTATGACTTTTTAGATGATTGACGTTTTACTCGAGGGATGCGTATGGAAATTTTGACAATATAATGACCAAagtagaaaagaaacaaaaatgaaaataaggCCCTAGGAGAGAGGGGCTTTTGTTGATCACTAAAAATGTCATACTTTCAGACGCTCTTAGGGCAGCTGCTGTGTCGGTTGTAAAAAGTGGGTTCCCGATCCCTGCACCAATTCCGCCAAATATAACGACTCTTCCTTTTTCTAGATGACGCATAGCCCGCCGACTTACATATGGTTCTGCAATTTCTGGCATTGTTAACGCAGTCTGCACACGTGTCTCTACGCCATTTTTCTCCAAGGAAGCTTGCAGCAATACAGCGTTCATTACTGATGCCATCATACTGCCAAATCTCACATGTTAAAGAAAAAGTGAACTATCTTATAGAAATAAACACTCTATCAAATGCTGCCACAGCGAACTTGAAACAGAAGTAACATGTACTAAATCATCATAGTCATTTTAATCTTACTTATCTTTAGACAAGCGAGTAGGAACCTATAATGAATTATTGCATTCAAAGAAAACTATATGCAAAGATAAAGAAAGATACTGGTAAATGTTGGTCATTAAAAGTTTTCATCTTCACATAGAGGTCATCTTCAAATATGTAAGAGGTCAGATGCCCAGTGCTGAGTCTTCAATGCTTCAAAACTACAGATTCACTAACCCATAAATCATAGAAGAAGAATGAAGAAACATGTACAAAAAGCTGCAATAGTTCTACACGAGCCTGAATATCAATATGggagggaaaagaaaataagattttttttaactagttTCCTGAGTCAGAAATCCAATAATATCACGAACTGCTACTGTACTTAACAAATCTTGTTTGTTTAACAAATCATAGAAGAAGAATGAAGAAACATGTACAAAAAGCTGCAATAGTTCTACACGAGCCTGAATATCAATATGggagggaaaagaaaataagatttttttaactAGTTTCCTGAGTCAGAAATCCAATAATATCACGAACTGCTACTGTACTTAACAAATcttgtttgtttaattttgtgaGTCCCACCTGGACACTTTCATCAAAGTTAAGATAGTTGCTTTAATTTTGTGAGTAACAATTAGCAAGGTGATAAATTACAGTGAGTGAAACATTGGCAGGTCCTCTTTCCAAAGCTTGAGTAATTCTCTACGTTATATACAAAGATATCTTACTTTAAAATTATATCACATGGCTCAAAGCCATGCACTGAACACTACTATagtgtaataaaaaatatattgataaattaCATTATGTACTAATGGTTAGTCCTCTAGGAATTTCTTTAGAGTTACTGAAATAATAAACGGATTCATTAGACTGCATTATTTCTATGATGAGAACTTTCCAACTTCATGACTCAATATTACATTAACACAAGACCGAATTTGTAAGACTGGTGTAATAAGTAATAACACATGCTAACAAACATATAGTTGGATGATAAACAAGAACTACTGGTCTACAATAGCATTACTCAGTAAACCAGTTACCTTATTTGGTATGTTGTAGCCCGATCAATGCCAGCTGTAGCTACCCAACTGTCACCACAAAAGATATTTCGACCTCCAACAACAACTGCCACCTGATAACAGCacaagcaataaaaaaaattttagaatctTGACTTCTTGAGATCATAATCCAAAATTGATATTATATTTCCTCTCAAGAAGACCAGAGAGTACTTGTACACCAAGACGGTTTGCCATTTGAATTTCCCTCGATATCAGCATGATCACCTGAGAAGAAAGAAGCAACGCATATCAAGTTGGGGATAATCGGGGCAGTGGTTATAGAACCGTAGTAGCCAAAAATAGGAGGTACAGAGAAAAATACATAACAAATAGAATAACTTCATAATTCACCTTAGGGTCAACATTATGTGGAGCAGCTCCAGCTAACGAAGCACCACTGATTTTCAAAACCACCCTTTTCCATCTTGGGTTTGAGAGACTATTCATTTTCGAGTTATTTGGAACGTTAACAGGACCAGATGCAGCACCGTGATACCTGCACATGCAGTTAACATCATACTGTTACGGCTAAGCATATCatggttttaaaatttgtagtACTAGACGAGCAGAACCGTGTATAACCCAATGCATAAGAGTTGGCTCGGCTCCAAGATTGGCCAAGAGGTTGAAAAAGCCTCAACACTTTAAGGGCTAAAAAGTGAATAGAATAAGAGAAAAAGGCTTAAACAACTTCGTAGGATGCACAGGCTATTATAGTTTGATTAAGAACATCATAATTCATGATGATCCATCAAATTGATAACAGagaaattattcaaaattttgcttCATCTCATTAGCGGAATTTGAAGCAAAGAAGCGAACTGCCTAAGAAGGTACTAAAGCAATAAATGCATAATAAttgttttgaaaataaaaaaatttcttgtagACCTAGGTAACACAAGTAATTCTATACTAAAAGATCTTTAATAAATACTACTTTACTAATAAAATGAATCATTCATCCATCACAATTTCCGCATCCTAGAAAGGGCTTGCTTCTGTCAGACACAAAAACATTACTTAAAAGATAGGATGATATAAAGAAATACATGGGTGACACATATATCAACACAGCAACTGCTTCACAAAGAGAGCTATGACATAGGGTGCACTAAATGAGGAAAGAAGCTATATCAACATGATTCCTTTAGTCTCTGAGTCAAAGGGTCTGCGCAACATTCTTTAACTTGTAATGCAGATTTCTCTTATCATATTTTTAACAAAGAGAGAACAACAAAAGAGtaattattttctcaaaaagaGTAATAACTGAGATAAGGCTGCCATACAGAAAACCCCCTGAAAGATAGttttcactttgccccctgAAATATCGTAAATTCTGCATAGTCCTCTTTCCCCTCCACCAGCTCTACATATTTTTGGGAGCAAAGCAGGAATTGCAACCTTTCcaggagggttt
This DNA window, taken from Ananas comosus cultivar F153 linkage group 21, ASM154086v1, whole genome shotgun sequence, encodes the following:
- the LOC109726397 gene encoding involucrin, which translates into the protein MATARILHRSFSARRPTPLPPPLLALRSPMRSASASASASGPPPPPRGAPRQQQQQQQQHEFSKACAYLGSWEPVTEPRVAEARLGRLRRDYAREVKQLRREYAYEVELQRVERARRDEARREAARLANEQRKAAKAAAAQTRAAERRAFEEDFRQTLLKERAEKLESWRAKEKSREEKKAAQKGLLRQQSSMWVSEENLEKRILEAIVDATPL